The following are encoded in a window of Verrucomicrobiia bacterium genomic DNA:
- a CDS encoding NADH-quinone oxidoreductase subunit D → MTPAEAIEAARRAGNETFILNLGPQHPATHGVLRIKLTMDGEYILRAEPVAGYIHRMHEKMGENRTWAQYLPNTSRIDYLSAMTYTHAYVAAVERAAGIEVPRRAEFIRVITSELNRISSHLVWFGAFLLDLGGFTPLLYAFDDREKILDMLEAITGSRLTYCYYRFGGVYNDVDDAFLSAARDFVPYMRERLKMYETLVTENLILRKRLEGIGPISKKMCQKYGATGPVMRGSGIAYDVRRMEPYSVYPELEFDIPNYPEGDCMARYRVRMEEMAQSLRIIEQAVAMIPAGPFQTPGVPRALKPPPGDYCFAVEAARGRLLVRIVSDGKEMPYRVRWRTPSFCNITLFEEASRGMMLADALALLGSLDLVIPDIDR, encoded by the coding sequence ATGACGCCTGCTGAGGCCATTGAGGCCGCCCGCCGGGCGGGGAACGAAACCTTCATTCTCAACCTGGGGCCGCAGCATCCGGCCACCCACGGCGTGTTGCGCATCAAGTTGACGATGGATGGCGAGTACATTTTGCGGGCTGAACCTGTTGCCGGGTACATCCATCGGATGCACGAAAAGATGGGGGAAAATCGTACCTGGGCCCAATACCTCCCCAACACCAGCCGCATTGATTATCTCTCCGCCATGACCTACACCCATGCCTATGTAGCGGCGGTGGAGCGGGCGGCGGGCATTGAAGTGCCACGACGGGCAGAGTTTATTCGCGTCATCACTTCCGAATTGAACCGCATTTCCAGTCACCTGGTGTGGTTTGGCGCCTTTTTGCTGGACCTGGGCGGCTTTACGCCGCTGCTGTATGCTTTTGATGACCGGGAAAAAATTCTGGACATGCTGGAGGCCATCACCGGCTCGCGGTTGACCTACTGTTATTATCGTTTTGGCGGGGTGTACAATGATGTGGATGACGCCTTTTTAAGCGCGGCCCGGGATTTTGTGCCATACATGCGCGAGCGTCTGAAAATGTATGAAACCCTGGTGACCGAAAACCTCATCCTGCGCAAGCGCCTGGAGGGCATTGGCCCCATCAGCAAAAAGATGTGCCAAAAGTATGGTGCCACCGGGCCGGTCATGCGCGGCTCCGGCATAGCTTATGATGTGCGGCGCATGGAGCCTTACTCGGTGTACCCGGAATTGGAGTTTGATATTCCCAATTATCCAGAGGGGGACTGCATGGCCCGTTATCGGGTGCGGATGGAGGAAATGGCGCAAAGTCTGCGCATCATAGAACAGGCTGTAGCCATGATTCCTGCCGGGCCATTTCAAACGCCGGGAGTGCCCCGCGCACTCAAACCGCCGCCGGGCGACTATTGTTTTGCGGTCGAGGCGGCCCGCGGACGTCTGCTGGTGCGGATTGTCAGCGACGGCAAGGAAATGCCCTATCGGGTGCGCTGGCGCACCCCGTCCTTTTGCAACATCACGCTCTTTGAGGAAGCCAGCCGCGGCATGATGCTGGCGGATGCGCTGGCCTTATTGGGCAGCCTGGATCTGGTAATTCCGGATATTGATCGCTAA
- a CDS encoding NADH-quinone oxidoreductase subunit A, which translates to MGKTYYLDLVYLAAFAFGGLLFALAPVVLGKLLSARHTRQSANKTGQFVECGMDPIGDAWIRYSAVYYLYALIFVAFAVDVLFLIPVALVYDREFAWRDLVEVLLFVGILSLVIVYAWKKGIFEWTRKSSAPRS; encoded by the coding sequence ATGGGCAAAACTTATTATCTCGACCTGGTGTATCTGGCGGCTTTCGCCTTCGGGGGGTTGTTGTTCGCCCTGGCCCCGGTGGTGCTGGGGAAGCTGCTGTCGGCCCGGCACACGCGGCAATCGGCCAATAAAACCGGCCAGTTTGTGGAGTGTGGCATGGATCCCATTGGCGATGCCTGGATTCGCTACAGTGCGGTGTATTATTTGTATGCCTTGATTTTTGTGGCCTTCGCTGTGGATGTGCTCTTTTTGATTCCGGTCGCGCTGGTGTATGACCGCGAATTTGCCTGGCGCGATCTGGTGGAGGTGCTGCTTTTTGTGGGGATCCTGTCCCTGGTCATTGTGTACGCCTGGAAGAAAGGAATTTTTGAATGGACCCGGAAGTCCAGTGCTCCCAGATCGTGA
- a CDS encoding NADH-quinone oxidoreductase subunit J — protein sequence MLGEGAAELSIAALFWFFVVLAAGGALIAVLTTRVIRSVCGLAICCLGLAGLYYYLHSPFLALMEVLIYIGAVCVTIVFAIMLAEPDEPPPAPRTRATWVWAMLMLVPAFGVFLLLSHLSLAGPWPALGETRADDSLKAVGLALLTKYCLAFELISLVLLAAILGALVVAREGRTREH from the coding sequence ATGTTGGGTGAAGGTGCCGCCGAGCTGAGCATCGCGGCCCTGTTCTGGTTTTTCGTCGTGCTGGCTGCGGGAGGGGCGCTGATTGCAGTGCTGACCACCCGGGTGATTCGCAGTGTTTGTGGACTGGCCATTTGTTGTCTGGGACTGGCCGGTCTTTATTATTATCTGCACAGCCCGTTTCTGGCGCTGATGGAAGTGCTCATCTACATCGGCGCCGTCTGTGTCACCATTGTCTTTGCCATCATGCTGGCTGAGCCGGATGAGCCCCCGCCGGCGCCCCGCACGCGGGCCACCTGGGTATGGGCCATGCTGATGCTGGTGCCGGCGTTTGGGGTGTTTCTGCTGCTCAGTCACCTCAGTCTGGCCGGACCCTGGCCTGCCCTGGGCGAGACGCGGGCTGACGATTCCCTCAAAGCGGTGGGGCTGGCTCTTCTGACGAAATACTGTCTGGCGTTTGAGCTGATTTCGCTGGTGCTGCTGGCCGCCATTCTGGGGGCGCTGGTGGTGGCGCGCGAAGGGCGCACAAGAGAACACTGA
- a CDS encoding NADH-quinone oxidoreductase subunit C has product MSINNTNTPKEVASPLRPGVHPLAHLALPFEAVDYHRRGVHFEAQVEPAQVVLAAVLMDQEGFALDAVTGVDWPQDNQMEVIYDYFHPALGWRAAVRTRVSRGLPEVPSISAIFPGANWHEREAWEFFGIHFTGHPNLTPLLLPDDADYHPLRKDFAAA; this is encoded by the coding sequence ATGAGCATAAATAATACTAATACACCAAAGGAGGTGGCGTCCCCCCTGCGACCAGGGGTGCATCCTTTGGCCCATCTCGCCCTTCCTTTTGAGGCGGTGGATTATCATCGCCGCGGCGTTCATTTCGAGGCGCAAGTGGAGCCTGCGCAGGTGGTGCTGGCTGCGGTGCTCATGGATCAGGAGGGCTTTGCCCTGGATGCGGTAACCGGAGTGGACTGGCCGCAGGACAATCAGATGGAGGTGATTTATGATTACTTCCATCCGGCACTGGGCTGGCGGGCGGCGGTACGGACGCGAGTTTCCCGGGGTTTGCCGGAGGTGCCCTCCATTTCCGCAATCTTTCCCGGCGCGAACTGGCATGAGCGCGAAGCCTGGGAATTTTTTGGCATTCACTTTACCGGGCATCCCAACCTGACGCCCTTGTTGTTGCCCGATGACGCGGACTACCACCCCTTGCGGAAAGACTTTGCGGCTGCATGA
- a CDS encoding NADH-quinone oxidoreductase subunit I — protein MKSAHDFWKGCLSLWAGLRVTLREFFKPPVTEQYPYEAPQIPPRFRGHIELVRDPKTGEPICFACKACEKVCPSDCIVVEGEKKPGAKRKSVTVFKLDFTKCSLCGSCIEACKSGAIRFSKDYNLAGFSREEFIMDLFKRLEEEAQNQPPAPPPQHEPGAEARAPAKTPDVVVVTVEGQGR, from the coding sequence ATGAAAAGCGCCCATGATTTCTGGAAGGGATGCCTAAGCCTCTGGGCGGGGCTGCGGGTGACCTTGCGCGAGTTCTTCAAGCCCCCGGTCACCGAGCAATACCCCTACGAGGCGCCCCAGATCCCTCCACGTTTTCGCGGGCACATCGAGCTGGTGCGCGATCCCAAAACAGGCGAACCGATTTGCTTTGCCTGCAAGGCCTGCGAGAAAGTCTGCCCCAGCGACTGCATCGTGGTGGAGGGGGAGAAAAAGCCGGGCGCCAAACGCAAATCGGTGACCGTGTTCAAACTGGATTTTACCAAGTGCAGTTTGTGTGGCTCCTGCATCGAGGCCTGCAAAAGCGGCGCCATTCGTTTTTCCAAAGATTACAACTTGGCCGGCTTCTCCCGGGAGGAGTTTATCATGGACCTTTTCAAGCGTCTGGAGGAAGAAGCCCAAAACCAGCCGCCCGCACCGCCGCCCCAGCATGAGCCTGGGGCGGAGGCGCGAGCGCCAGCGAAGACGCCGGATGTGGTCGTGGTCACAGTAGAAGGGCAGGGGAGGTAA
- the nuoB gene encoding NADH-quinone oxidoreductase subunit NuoB, which translates to MDPEVQCSQIVKFARLEDLLALGRANSLWPLTFGLACCAIEMMAAGASRFDLARFGAEVFRPSPRQADVMIVAGTITKKMAPAVKTLYDQMPEPKWVIAMGNCAISGGPFVYPGQYSVVEGVDKLFPVDVYIPGCPPRPEALIEGILALEKKLTGKRRWPEVKPPPASEPVA; encoded by the coding sequence ATGGACCCGGAAGTCCAGTGCTCCCAGATCGTGAAGTTTGCCCGGCTGGAGGACCTGCTGGCCCTTGGACGAGCCAACTCGTTGTGGCCATTGACTTTCGGACTGGCCTGCTGCGCCATCGAGATGATGGCCGCGGGGGCCTCGCGCTTTGATCTGGCGCGCTTTGGAGCCGAGGTGTTTCGCCCCTCCCCGCGGCAGGCCGATGTCATGATCGTGGCCGGGACCATTACCAAAAAAATGGCGCCGGCGGTAAAGACGTTGTACGACCAGATGCCAGAGCCGAAGTGGGTGATTGCCATGGGCAATTGTGCCATTTCCGGCGGGCCGTTCGTGTACCCCGGCCAATATTCCGTGGTGGAGGGGGTGGACAAACTGTTTCCTGTGGACGTGTACATTCCCGGCTGTCCGCCGCGACCGGAAGCGCTGATCGAGGGGATTTTAGCGTTGGAAAAGAAACTGACCGGCAAACGGCGATGGCCGGAGGTTAAGCCGCCGCCGGCCTCGGAGCCGGTGGCCTAA
- the nuoK gene encoding NADH-quinone oxidoreductase subunit NuoK, producing the protein MPAYQKPEVYLVLAAFLLAAGIFGLLRRRTLVGMLISGELIFSAAALNFVALNHFHAPEPAQGQIFVLFIMGLAAAEVSIALSIIIAVYRNYRSIQTRDLTDLKG; encoded by the coding sequence ATGCCCGCTTATCAAAAACCCGAAGTTTATCTGGTATTGGCGGCTTTTCTGCTGGCCGCCGGTATCTTTGGCCTGTTGCGCCGGCGTACGCTGGTGGGGATGCTCATCTCCGGAGAGCTGATCTTTTCCGCTGCGGCGCTCAATTTTGTGGCGCTCAATCACTTTCATGCGCCGGAACCGGCGCAAGGCCAGATTTTTGTGTTGTTCATCATGGGGTTGGCGGCTGCCGAGGTGTCCATTGCCCTGAGCATCATTATTGCGGTGTATCGCAATTACCGCTCCATTCAGACGCGCGACCTCACCGATTTGAAGGGATAA
- the nuoH gene encoding NADH-quinone oxidoreductase subunit NuoH: MSLPEPIRLMAYLFGLMAFVGLNAAYLVWAERKGSGRFQRRLGPTEAGFAGLLQPIADSIKLLTKQLLVPPTVDGVLFRTAPLLVIIPAMVSLAVIPFSDSLLARNIHLGLLVVFSFGSIHVLAVMLAGWASRNKYAIISAARVVSQNVAYEIPMLLVVITLLMSTGTTNLVEIVQQQAGPFWKWNIFRLDHNPLAPVTFLVFYICMLAETNRAPFDMAEAESELVAGAITEYSGMGFGVFFIGEYANVLVGCALATLLFLGGWQSPIGILPGAFWFLLKMYVLIFAVMWVRWTFPRTQFYTLLNLSWKVLIPISLGTLVLTAITLKLF; encoded by the coding sequence ATGAGTCTCCCAGAACCCATACGCCTCATGGCTTACCTGTTCGGCCTTATGGCCTTTGTGGGGCTGAATGCTGCGTATCTGGTTTGGGCCGAGCGCAAAGGTTCCGGCCGCTTTCAACGCCGGCTGGGGCCAACGGAGGCGGGGTTTGCCGGCTTGTTGCAGCCCATAGCCGACAGTATCAAGCTGCTTACCAAACAACTCCTGGTACCGCCCACCGTGGATGGGGTGTTGTTCCGCACCGCCCCCCTGCTGGTCATTATTCCGGCCATGGTCAGCCTGGCGGTCATTCCCTTCAGCGACTCGCTGCTGGCGCGCAACATTCATTTGGGATTGCTGGTGGTCTTTTCCTTCGGCTCCATCCACGTGCTGGCAGTGATGTTGGCCGGGTGGGCATCACGCAACAAATACGCCATCATCTCCGCCGCGCGGGTGGTATCGCAAAATGTGGCCTACGAAATCCCCATGCTTTTGGTGGTCATTACCCTGCTCATGAGCACCGGCACCACGAACCTGGTGGAAATTGTGCAGCAACAGGCCGGTCCATTTTGGAAGTGGAACATTTTCCGCCTGGATCACAATCCTCTCGCCCCGGTGACGTTTCTGGTGTTCTACATTTGCATGCTGGCGGAAACCAACCGGGCCCCTTTTGACATGGCGGAGGCGGAAAGCGAGCTGGTGGCGGGCGCCATAACCGAATACTCCGGTATGGGCTTCGGGGTTTTCTTCATCGGAGAGTACGCCAACGTGCTGGTGGGTTGCGCCCTGGCCACCTTGCTCTTTCTGGGGGGCTGGCAAAGTCCCATCGGGATTTTGCCTGGAGCCTTTTGGTTTTTGCTCAAAATGTATGTGCTGATTTTTGCCGTCATGTGGGTGCGCTGGACGTTTCCCCGCACCCAATTCTACACGTTATTGAACCTGTCGTGGAAAGTGCTGATCCCCATTTCGCTGGGGACGCTGGTGCTGACCGCCATCACTTTGAAACTGTTTTAA